A genomic window from Filimonas effusa includes:
- the murI gene encoding glutamate racemase — protein MEPVTHPIGVFDSGYGGLTVLREIVAKLPGYDYLYLGDNGRAPYGSRSFETVYQYTLQSVQWLFAQGCPLVILACNTASAKALRSIQQKDLPVIAPDNRVLGVIRPTSEVIGNYTRSNKVGILATNGTVQSQSYLLEIEKFFPEIQVSQQACPIWVPLVENNEYENEGADYFIRKNVHQLLEKQPDIDTVLLACTHYPLLQDKIKQFLPANVNVVSQGAIVADSLENYLQRHPEMETRLSKGGNSSFYTTDAPEDFNKAARKFYGGHAIASLHVDLQ, from the coding sequence ATGGAACCGGTTACACATCCGATAGGGGTTTTTGATTCAGGATATGGCGGACTAACAGTGCTACGTGAAATAGTAGCCAAACTGCCCGGATATGATTATCTGTACCTGGGCGATAATGGCCGGGCGCCTTATGGGTCGCGGTCTTTTGAAACGGTTTATCAGTATACACTGCAAAGCGTTCAATGGCTTTTTGCGCAGGGATGCCCGCTTGTGATACTGGCCTGTAACACGGCTTCCGCCAAAGCGCTGCGTTCTATCCAGCAGAAAGATCTGCCCGTAATAGCTCCTGATAACAGGGTGCTGGGTGTTATCAGGCCTACATCCGAAGTAATTGGCAATTACACCAGGTCGAACAAGGTGGGCATTCTTGCCACCAATGGCACGGTACAGTCGCAGTCTTATCTTCTTGAAATAGAAAAGTTCTTCCCGGAGATCCAGGTATCGCAGCAGGCATGTCCAATATGGGTGCCTCTTGTCGAAAACAATGAATATGAGAATGAAGGTGCGGATTATTTCATTCGTAAGAACGTACATCAGCTGCTGGAAAAGCAGCCTGATATCGATACAGTGCTACTTGCCTGCACACATTACCCGCTGCTGCAGGACAAGATAAAGCAGTTTCTGCCTGCGAATGTGAATGTGGTGAGCCAGGGAGCTATTGTGGCAGATAGTCTTGAAAACTACCTGCAAAGGCACCCGGAGATGGAAACCCGGTTGAGCAAAGGAGGGAACAGCAGCTTCTATACGACAGATGCGCCTGAAGACTTTAACAAGGCAGCCCGCAAGTTCTATGGCGGTCATGCTATCGCCTCTTTACACGTAGACCTGCAATAG